The Danio rerio strain Tuebingen ecotype United States chromosome 19, GRCz12tu, whole genome shotgun sequence genome includes the window CCAGGGATTCGGTGGAGTCTGGATTCTTAACCGTAGGAAGTTAAGAGTCCACCAGAAACGGAAGACGCCGTTTTTCTCTGGCTGTTTGCTCTCTGTTGTATTCCAAGAGATGTCAGTGTTTCTTACTAAAAACGTTGTAGCCATTATTGTAAGCCAAGCTGTcaggaggaaaagagaagagaagagcgCTTGGCTGAGATGGGACAAGAAAGGAGTGACGTCCTCAGGGGAATGACCCTCCATCAAGCTTGATCTCCATCGGATCGGTCTTTAAAGTTCACGTCATGGCCAGAGTTCCTGTTCGATTCAGGAAACAACAAAAGTccggaaagaaaaagaaaaaaaaaaaagacatcaaaGAAATATTGGACCCTTTTGTGCTCTGGTATGATGTTTTCTTTGTTGATGTACTGTATGAAATTGAtgagaattgtttttttctttctttttttttctttgcatgtatgcaaagttgttttgaaaaaaaaaaagttattttcctcgagacttgcaaaaaaaaatacaattaaaaagaaAGAGGAAGAAACTTATTTAAGGATGAGCAGATCAGCCATTTTCAacagtttgtattatttttaatatgagATTCTCTAGTGCATGATTTTCAAAGAGACTGAATGCAAAACGATAACAATGTGATTGTCATCCTTCAGATTATTCTTCTGTATTTTTACAGATCTCGGTTACAGGTGTGGCCTGGTTTGAGACATTGCGTCtcatattattatcataaaaaaaaaaaaaaagaaaagcaagagATGGTTGAGAAAACAATAAATGTAGTTCGATTTAAAATGCAACACATGGAAACTGTACATTTCTCTCTTCAAATGCAGCCATAATTGTGTTGATGAGCTGTAGATTTGGGTCCGTCATGATTCCACTGTGTTCCGTTCCACCAGAATGGCTCATTCATTCAAAGCAAGCATGTTGAAAAGGGTCTGCAACATGGATCGAGCACACCGTCTGTGTAATACAGCATGTTTTGATAGAGACATCTGGAAGTTTTTCGCTGTTTTGTGTACAGTGCATGTGGACCACGCGTCTCCCCCCCACCCCTGATCTACTGTCGTCCACAGATTCAGGGCGGGGTAGAAGGTTTGCGGCCGACAGTTCAGACATTCAACGCAACATTCCACCTCTCGGCACTCATCTTTTCTTgaagttttgaaaagaaaaaaggaaaagaaaattaaacagacaaaagcaaactaaagagaaaataaaaagtacgaaaatttatatttattcaaggTTGACTTGGGGGGGGAAATGGTTgcaagtatattttattttattattgttataaataaaatgttatacaaATGGATCCCATTGGATGGTGCTGTACGAAGTCTCTGAGTCACTCAGAGTGGACTGAACAATGTTCTTATTCGTTgtgtttttgaacacaaaagacactTGTTGTTGGATGAGGAGCGAGTCAGTTCATGGAGATGGGAAAATTGCCACACAATATGAATTTTTAATTGTTTCTTGTTTTGAGAGAATAAAATTCATTTACTAATTCCCGTGTTAGTCTGTTGTCATTCACCAAACTGCTCATTTTGTAAGGGATAACAGTCACAGAAAAGAATCTCAAATTTGGACTCATCAGACCAAAGCACAGATTTACACTGGTCTATTTTTTTCCTTGTGTCTCTTCTGCTTGTTGCCTGTCCTTAGAAGTGGTTTTAGCAGATATTCTACCATGAAGGCCTTATTCACACTGTCTCCTCTTAACAGCTGTTCTAGAGATGTGTCTGCTGCTAGAACACTGTGTGGCATTGAcctgggctgcgtttcccgataacgattgatcttagcacttaagagcgttttctacgagtcattttgcgaacgttcgttattgtttcacgtgcgtttcccaaaaatgcacttaacacaattgcacgtagcccagctttaagtgcaacttaggagtcgctatccgtttgttaagtgctgaaatgtcacgctatagaatggctcgttattgttgcacatgttatagcaatccatataattcttcttctacttgtgtgaatgtatattcaactcgaataacataaaaaaaaatatttttgagccagtttaaaaacataaattaactggaaatgtcgtactgtaaaaacactgtcttgctccaatctcgcataaaactaattctaacagtccttgccggaaatgacatcagcatcattttcgatatttatatgaaaccttaattaagtagaattatttatcaatttctttatcaaaaatggcttatctcacatcaaaataaataaataagtaaataaataaataaataaataagctcttacatttatttttgaaaagtttagcctaattatccccacctgatgtgcatttgctaataggacaaaaatataaataagcacaTACCTAGGGGTGGAGACACTAGCAAAATGGCTGaaaccaaaaaacaaagaaaagtcatttttcaaaaagaggaaattaatattattttagagaAGGTGGAAGCTACGCTTTCGGGCTATTCACAAGTCCAGTGGTGGTCTTCTCTTTGTGCCACAAAAGTGCTGTGCTGTAATAACAGTAACAGCTATGTTGCACAACATTGCAGTGAGGGCAAGAGTGCCCTTGGACATCAGGGAGGAAGATGAAGAGGTGGAGGAAGAGAATGAAGTTGAGATGAGAATTCATGATGATCAGCCAAGACATGTTCAATACATGGCTGGGTTTGGGGCACGCCAGCAAGTCattgacacatttttttgagtTCCTCCTTTATTTGTGTCATctttaaatcacattaaatattttctgttaaatacaacATATGTAGCCTACTACCCTCGAAATGTCCATATAcaacagtgtaattttttttttcattctaacatttattatgtaatttttatttttttctttattcattattatttgtatattgaattgtgtaatgtgtagaaaatataaatgaatagagatatacgtacaaataaaatgagtaatgactttgaagagaagtaaattgtaggtgcaatttgccggttgtccagcaggtgccctcataactctgtctccttacgatgcacttaaggctttacgattactccagagcactcgtagatccactaagattttcaagtgctacttaagttacgatgcttttgggaaacagaccgtaatattaagatcagtcgtacgatcatttctacgaacttcttaggcttacgatgcttttgggaaacgcagccctggtCTCTAATCTGAGCTGCTGTTAACCTGTGATTTCTGAGGCTGGTTACTCGGATGAACTTATCCTTAGCAGTAGAGGTGTCTCTTGGTCTTCCTTTCCTGGAGCGGCCCGCGTGTGAGCCAGTTTCTTCGTAGCGCTTTTTGTGACAGCTCTTGGGGACACGTTCTCCCTATTTTTTCGAACTGACTGACCTTCATTTCTTAAAGTAATGATAGCCACTTGTTTTTCTTTACTTAGCTGCTTTTTTCTTGCCGTAATACAAATTCTAACGGCCTATTCAGTAGGACAATCAGCTGTGTATCCACCTGACTTCTGCACAACACAACTGATAGTCCCAACCCCATTTATAAGGCAAGAAATTTCACTTAATTCCACTTATACCTGTGAAGTGAAAACCATTTCAAGTGGCTACCTCTAGAAGCTCATCAAGAGAATGCCAAGAGTGTGCAAAGCAGTAATCAAAGCAAAAGGTGGAGAACCTAGAATATGACAAATTTTCAGTTGTTTCACACTTTTTTGTTATGTATATAAATCCAGATGTGTTAATTCATAGTTTTGATGCCTTCAATGTCAATCTACAATTTTCatagtcatgaaaaaaaaaaagaaaactatttgAATGAGAAGATGTAtccaaactttatatatatatatatatatatatatatatatatatatatatatatatatatatatatatatatatatatatatatatatatatatatattcattttttttttcatttcattttcttgtaggcttagtccctttattaatccggggtcaccacagcgaaacgaaccaccaacttatccagcaagcggatgcagcagatgcccttccagccgcaacccatctctgggaaatatatatatatatatatatatatatatatatatatatatatatatatatatatatatatatatatatatatatatatatatatatatatatatatatatatatatatatatatcctatacTGTAAAAGAGATTAACCTATTTTTACCCAATAAAATTGAGGGAACAGTTTACaatcaatattattaattaaattcaacaaatatgcATTAggtaacaaataattaaattagttaatttaaaattattcatttataatgaGTAACTGCAAACAGTActtaaaaaaagcacattttaatgaattaattataattGCTTAGCAgagatttcaacacattttttaaacaacggATTTAGTAAttaacttttaataactcatttattttgtcttaacTATAATGACAGCAGATGATATTTTGTAGGAAACTGTATTGGCATTCagcttaaaatgtaattttacatcCATTTAACTAGTTTCATTAGATTATTGGCAAGCCATTGAAGTTTATTCTGTAGCAAATTATGAGAGGGCCATATAATGTTGaccttagcagtttttttttttaaagaataaataagaATTCCTCCGGAAGAAAATATAATAGACAATACTGTTAAAATTGTACttaatctgttaaacagcatttgaaaaatattaaaaaataaattatagtaaaatttcacaggagggttaatcattttgtcttcaacagtATATTGTTCATGTAAATATTGTATAAAGTAACTAACTAACTTTCTGTTTATTGTAATAACTACATTAACTACTCAGATAGAGAACTAAAGACAGGGGTGAGAGCATGGTGTTTGCTCTGTTTTTAGACAGTTGGCTCTATTTTTCCAGATGATTTGTCCATGCAGACTCCACAGATATGGTGCATGTAACCACCATGATTctacaaggtactgaaaatattcctgtgGATTTTGGTCCACAtgaacatgatagcatcaagcagttgcttcAGCAcagattcatgctttcatgttgttgatgcccgTGAAATTTCTGACCCTAGAGCCTCATCAGACTAGCCTacctttttccaatcttctattgtcaaattttggttgagcctgtgccaattgtagcctcagtttcctgttctgagCATAGGAGTGAAACCCAGTGAGGTCTtccgctgctgtagcccatccgcctcaaggttggatgtgttgtagagatgttcttctgcataccttggttgtagcaagtggttatttgagttactgttgcctttctatctgcttaaaccagtctggccatcccagtgtttctgaaatactcagaccagcctgtctggcaccaacaaccaagtcacttaaatcacctttcttctccattctgatgctcggtttgaacatcATGAGCAGATCATCATTTtgagcagatcatcttgaccaaatctacattgagttgctgctatatgattggctgattagaaatttttggTATTATTATACAAGAAATATACTAGTGGGTGCAAGTGCTTATTTATGGATTtggaaagtgtatgtgtgtgtgtgtgtgtatgtatatatgtgtgtgtgtgtgtgtgtgtgtatatatatatatatatatatatatatatatatatatatatatatatatatatatatatatatatatatgcatgcatgcatgtctTGTAAATAAAAATCGTGTGGTGTATATAATTACAATAACTGTActgctttattattataaaataatcagGCATGGTATGACTATGTTATATAGAGTAGCAGATATAGATCAGTAGGGTGCTGAGAATGTTGGCTTGGCTAGCCAGCTGCGAGATAGATAATCttgttataaaataacagttcacccaaaaaatttaaTTCTGGTTTACTCACTTCAAATTGTTCCAGACCTTTTTAAAGTCCTTTTTCTCTGCTGAacataaaataagacattttaagattgcTGATAACCGAATTTATGTTGCCATTGACCTCCATTTATGTGGGGAAAAATAcatgattaatataataataataataataataataataataattattattattattattattattattattctgttgaTCTGCTTTGTACCAAAATCTCAATCAAGTACTTTTCCCTAATGTTTCCATACGTTTAATTTATAGGGTCTcatgcacacatatttaatttttaatcaattaaacaattattttatacaTTCATGTTTAACGTTTAATatacttttttcctttttaaaacaaatagtcATGTTATGTCCTGACATAACACTAAGTGGTGCTATAATGCTTGCATATTTTGCAACAACGCCATACCACCACTATCGTTAACGTAAGGATGATGCAACTACAGAGCAGTGTTTTTTAATGAAAGTTAAAGAtgattttgcaacaacatcctcaTACataattacgttttttttttttttttttttttttttggatttaaaGGCACATGTGACACAAGTTCATCACACTGTCTTTCTCCACTGCAGAACCTTTCATCTCCCAAATCTCTTGTAGAAATGTACAGGTAATTGTTGATGCTTTTTGTAGTCAAACTGTGCAGGACATTGCCCTTCAAAGCAAAATTGGAAAACACTACCATAAAGTTTATatgcctctctctttctcccccCAAAAAGTGTAGTAAATTCACTGTCACACTGCTGTCCTGAGAtaagaattttaatttttatgccacataaaataacatttcccACATTTCTGGAATTTCATTCCATACAGGTACATGCATAGCAACACATtattgacaactttttttttccctttttttctgaCAAGATTATTTTTCTGTAGGAAAGTTTACAGTGAGTTATTCATATCAAGTGTAAACCCTTCTCTGTACGACCTCCGTAAACACTTCACACAGAATTTCTGGGGTCCAAGTAAAAAAGTTACCCTTTCGTAATACTGCTTTAAATAAtgatttatcttttaaaaagtatTGCATTAGAagccagatatttaaaaaagagataaGGAatcaacaaacacacatacaggtCACCTTTTTAAGAAGAGTTCTgcattgacaagaaaaaaaggtttGAAGCATAAAGAAACATCAAGGACAAACTAGACTCTACATGTATCGACAATTATTAATTCAGAAAACATGATTGCCAGTCTTAAGGATACCAGTCAAAGGATAAACAATAATCAGCCAGTGGTAGTCCCACCATCTGTAGACTTTTCTTTTTAATCAGTTTCTACAATGTGGCTTGCTTTCACAATCTTGAAACGTTCACTAGCTTGTCTTTCACTTCAGATCTTTTTTGGAGCTGCaactattattaaataaataaatacataaaaaaacaagaaacagcACACAGTATTTTCAACAAATAGTTTCAAAGTTTCTAATAAATGACTGGTAGGATTAATCCTGCTTTGATTGTCCTCCTGCTGCTGAGTACACCAGCATGGAATCGTAAAAACGTCTTATGATGACCACAAGGGGGCAGAAACGTGCTTGTGAAAATTAATGACAGGTTCAAGGCTTGTGAAAGACGAGAGGGCAGATGGTATTGTTTAGAGAAAGTGTCCATTGCAATAAATTATGTCTGATTCGAGCAGTGCAGTTGTCAAGGGTGGACAACGGGCAATGTTTTCTCGGGTCCTGTGACAAGAGGCCCTAAATGTATCTTTACACTGCTGACAGTATGTACGTGGATTGAGTCCAACACTACATTTTCTACAACTGTGGACTAGTTGTCCACTATTTGACATGCTCTGCTGTTTGAGATGAGCAGTAAAACTTCTTGTGCGTTATAAAATTTGAGAGATTGTTGAACTGGATGTCACACGGGCGACAGTACTTTACATTACTTGAGTTGGCAATGGACCCAGTCAACGCTTTCTTCAAGCTAGTCGAGACTTCCTCAGTTTTTATAGATGGCATCTGTGTGGTGACATCCTTACTGTTGATGGGATCATCTAAACGGCTCTCTGGTGTGGGGGATTCATGTTTATTTTCAGCATCTTCCATCTTTTCCTCAATCTCAACATTGTCCTTTAGAGATGAGGACTGGCTCTGGTTCTCAGGGTCATCTGTGCTAAGATGGCTACCGTCAGGCATTGGCTGATCTTTTTCTCCCTCACTGCCCTCGTTTGGACTCTGTCTCCTTTCACTTTGTGAGACCAGCATCCCTGTAGCATAATCGGTGGGTTTGATTTCATAGTAAGGCCAAATTTGCTCATCAGGTCTCATTTTCTTAGCAGGACTTGGGTAGGTTGAAGAGGTTTGAAACATGTTCCTCAGGTCATCTTTTGTTGGGATTAATTGTTCCTCACTTGAAGCTTGGGTATCAGAAGTTGGCACTGCATTTGGATGCTCAGTCTTTATCTGTGGAGCTGGAAATTCAAAGAGGGGGTTCTCTAAGAGGTTGTTGGTATTTCTGGGAACTTCCTTTTTGATGCTTTTGTTCTCAGTGGAAGCACTTTGCAAAATAGTACCCGGGCAGAAGTTCTGCTTGTGCTTCAGATAGTCCTCAACTTTGTTGAAACTTATCTTGCACACAACACACTCATGATAATCCATTAGTCCTTTAGGGGAAACAGGAGTGTTACCAAACTGTGGCACACATTTTTTACTGAGATCTATGGGTGCATCAGTTTCTTCCTTTGAGATTATATTACACTTTGACACAAGAGCGGATTTCGTAACTGTCAGTGAAGCCTCTGGGTATTTGGGCACTAACCCCTGAATCATGTTGTATCTCTGATGATCTCTGAAGCTATCCAGTGTGTCCTTAGACATGTATGGTCCTCCTAAAGTGGGCATTCCAAGAAATGATGGCATACCCATTGGTGGCATTTGTTCTTGCTCAGAATTGGCCAACTCGTATGCCTTTCTTCTTTTACGTGGACGTACTGCCTTTTGATTAGCCGGTCCTTTATTGTTTGCCCGTTTGATTTGAGGGTCATGGCGAGTGGCACAGTAATACTGCTTGTGCACCATGTAGGTCTCATGTCGACTAAAGGTGATCTTGCAGGCCTCGCATGTTGTGTGGCTGGGGTCAGTTTCAGTGGGTGGCATTTTCTGGCTTTGTAAATCCAGCTGTGTACCATTTGGTCTCTCCTGTGCACCAGATGGAGTGGATGCTTTTTTAACTTGAACGGTCAGTTCATCTGTTACTTTTCCACCTGCAATGGGATTGCAAGGTTTAGGCTCTTGGCCTTTCACTTCAGAGGGATGGCCGGCATTTAGCATAACAGCCAAACTGGCTCCAATTTTAGGGCTTACAgtgcctgctggtttatccagaAGTCCAGAGAAGTCATGTGATTTGTGCGTGTTTTCCCAACGACTGTTGCAGTAGTGCTTCTTGTGCACCAAATAATTATCAAGGTTATTGAAGGTGATATTGCATTCGAAGCATGTTGCTCCTTTTGGTACAAGTGCACTGTACATGACCGGAGGGT containing:
- the zfpm2b gene encoding zinc finger protein ZFPM2b isoform X2, with protein sequence MVSLVLNGGPRWLMDIMWVSAEDGKSNCAVYSKGGHVWCSTTKNIMEGDELAACVVDLHSHLQTPGPNPYGQGMYPSRQLDAIQLLPQQAAMASILPGAIINKDIFPCKACGIWFRSERNLQAHLMYYCSGRQRDPEMVAEKNANISHQMLRNCTYPQCNMSFAGSHALEMHLSTHNCLKSDEVSTGSNLKCTICDYSAETLMVLQHHILSHLSQTGLRCGQCHFSFQTPREMAKHQELHGHNCTVTNKPIKEDKTDNAPNSITSNSQQVRAKTNINDLQESTAQCDVTQISDLQNTDSSQKSNKGEANSGNKANLSYSRVKSEPSSPRLASSPIQHHLPPAFPLPPFIPHVPFSQDITMGPQASEILAKMSELVHRRLRHGGNSYPPVMYSALVPKGATCFECNITFNNLDNYLVHKKHYCNSRWENTHKSHDFSGLLDKPAGTVSPKIGASLAVMLNAGHPSEVKGQEPKPCNPIAGGKVTDELTVQVKKASTPSGAQERPNGTQLDLQSQKMPPTETDPSHTTCEACKITFSRHETYMVHKQYYCATRHDPQIKRANNKGPANQKAVRPRKRRKAYELANSEQEQMPPMGMPSFLGMPTLGGPYMSKDTLDSFRDHQRYNMIQGLVPKYPEASLTVTKSALVSKCNIISKEETDAPIDLSKKCVPQFGNTPVSPKGLMDYHECVVCKISFNKVEDYLKHKQNFCPGTILQSASTENKSIKKEVPRNTNNLLENPLFEFPAPQIKTEHPNAVPTSDTQASSEEQLIPTKDDLRNMFQTSSTYPSPAKKMRPDEQIWPYYEIKPTDYATGMLVSQSERRQSPNEGSEGEKDQPMPDGSHLSTDDPENQSQSSSLKDNVEIEEKMEDAENKHESPTPESRLDDPINSKDVTTQMPSIKTEEVSTSLKKALTGSIANSSNVKYCRPCDIQFNNLSNFITHKKFYCSSQTAEHVK
- the zfpm2b gene encoding zinc finger protein ZFPM2b isoform X1 → MSRRKQSNPKQFKRVFENGLEADSEETLCEKKEILKEEDQSVEDDPIYFSDPENGISKDGDHSRNGEMGGSVKVEQQDSDGQEERVQSSPVTAEEWDGPRELKIVCEGEERKICSCQALLLGTTWGPFPGKIEATTGGSDKVSLVLNGGPRWLMDIMWVSAEDGKSNCAVYSKGGHVWCSTTKNIMEGDELAACVVDLHSHLQTPGPNPYGQGMYPSRQLDAIQLLPQQAAMASILPGAIINSLKSDEVSTGSNLKCTICDYSAETLMVLQHHILSHLSQTGLRCGQCHFSFQTPREMAKHQELHGHNCTVTNKPIKEDKTDNAPNSITSNSQQVRAKTNINDLQESTAQCDVTQISDLQNTDSSQKSNKGEANSGNKANLSYSRVKSEPSSPRLASSPIQHHLPPAFPLPPFIPHVPFSQDITMGPQASEILAKMSELVHRRLRHGGNSYPPVMYSALVPKGATCFECNITFNNLDNYLVHKKHYCNSRWENTHKSHDFSGLLDKPAGTVSPKIGASLAVMLNAGHPSEVKGQEPKPCNPIAGGKVTDELTVQVKKASTPSGAQERPNGTQLDLQSQKMPPTETDPSHTTCEACKITFSRHETYMVHKQYYCATRHDPQIKRANNKGPANQKAVRPRKRRKAYELANSEQEQMPPMGMPSFLGMPTLGGPYMSKDTLDSFRDHQRYNMIQGLVPKYPEASLTVTKSALVSKCNIISKEETDAPIDLSKKCVPQFGNTPVSPKGLMDYHECVVCKISFNKVEDYLKHKQNFCPGTILQSASTENKSIKKEVPRNTNNLLENPLFEFPAPQIKTEHPNAVPTSDTQASSEEQLIPTKDDLRNMFQTSSTYPSPAKKMRPDEQIWPYYEIKPTDYATGMLVSQSERRQSPNEGSEGEKDQPMPDGSHLSTDDPENQSQSSSLKDNVEIEEKMEDAENKHESPTPESRLDDPINSKDVTTQMPSIKTEEVSTSLKKALTGSIANSSNVKYCRPCDIQFNNLSNFITHKKFYCSSQTAEHVK
- the zfpm2b gene encoding zinc finger protein ZFPM2b isoform X3, producing MVSLVLNGGPRWLMDIMWVSAEDGKSNCAVYSKGGHVWCSTTKNIMEGDELAACVVDLHSHLQTPGPNPYGQGMYPSRQLDAIQLLPQQAAMASILPGAIINSLKSDEVSTGSNLKCTICDYSAETLMVLQHHILSHLSQTGLRCGQCHFSFQTPREMAKHQELHGHNCTVTNKPIKEDKTDNAPNSITSNSQQVRAKTNINDLQESTAQCDVTQISDLQNTDSSQKSNKGEANSGNKANLSYSRVKSEPSSPRLASSPIQHHLPPAFPLPPFIPHVPFSQDITMGPQASEILAKMSELVHRRLRHGGNSYPPVMYSALVPKGATCFECNITFNNLDNYLVHKKHYCNSRWENTHKSHDFSGLLDKPAGTVSPKIGASLAVMLNAGHPSEVKGQEPKPCNPIAGGKVTDELTVQVKKASTPSGAQERPNGTQLDLQSQKMPPTETDPSHTTCEACKITFSRHETYMVHKQYYCATRHDPQIKRANNKGPANQKAVRPRKRRKAYELANSEQEQMPPMGMPSFLGMPTLGGPYMSKDTLDSFRDHQRYNMIQGLVPKYPEASLTVTKSALVSKCNIISKEETDAPIDLSKKCVPQFGNTPVSPKGLMDYHECVVCKISFNKVEDYLKHKQNFCPGTILQSASTENKSIKKEVPRNTNNLLENPLFEFPAPQIKTEHPNAVPTSDTQASSEEQLIPTKDDLRNMFQTSSTYPSPAKKMRPDEQIWPYYEIKPTDYATGMLVSQSERRQSPNEGSEGEKDQPMPDGSHLSTDDPENQSQSSSLKDNVEIEEKMEDAENKHESPTPESRLDDPINSKDVTTQMPSIKTEEVSTSLKKALTGSIANSSNVKYCRPCDIQFNNLSNFITHKKFYCSSQTAEHVK
- the zfpm2b gene encoding zinc finger protein ZFPM2b (The RefSeq protein has 10 substitutions compared to this genomic sequence), translated to MSRRKQSNPKQFKRVFENGLEADSEETMCEKKEILKEEDQSVEDDPIYFSDPENGISKDGDHSRNGEMGGSVKVEQQDSDGQEERVQSSPVTAEEWDGPRELKIVCEGEERKICSCQALLLGTTWGPFPGKIEATTGGSDKVSLVLNGGPRWLMDIMWVSAEDGKSNCAVYSKGGHVWCSTTKNIMEGDELAACVVDLHSHLQTPGPNPYGQGMYPSRQLDAIQLLPQQAAMASILPGAIINKDIFPCKACGIWFRSERNLQAHLMYYCSGRQRDPEMVAEKNANISHQMLRNCTYPQCNMSFAGSHALEMHLSTHNCLKSDEVSTGSNLKCTICDYSAETLMVLQHHILSHLSQTGLRCGQCHFSFQTPREMAKHQELHGHNCTVTNKPIKEDKTDNAPNSITSNSQQVRAKTNINDLQESTAQCDVTQISDLQNTDSSQKSNKGEANSGNKANLSYSRVKSEPSSPRLASSPIQHHLPPAFPLPPFIPHVPFSQDITMGPQASEILAKMSELVHRRLRHGGNSYPPVMYSALVPKGATCFECNITFNNLDNYLVHKKHYCSSRWENTHKSHDFSGLLDKPAGTVSPKIGASLAVMLNAGHPSEVKGQEPKSCNPIAGGKVTDELTVQVKKASTPSGAQERPNGTQLDLQSQKMPLTETDPSHTTCEACKITFSRHETYMVHKQYYCATRHDPQIKRANNKGPANQKAVRPRKRRKAYELANSEQEQMPPMGMPSFLGMPTLGGPYMSKDTLDSFRDHQRYNMIQGLVPKYPEASLTVMKSALVSKCNIISKEESDAPIDLSKKCVPQFGNTPVSPKGLMDYHECVVCKISFNKVEDYLKHKQNFCPGTILQSASTENKSIKKEVPRNTNNLLENPLFEFPAPRIKTENPNAVPTSDTQASSEEQLIPTKDDLRNMFQTSSTYPSPAKKMRPDEQIWPYYEIKPTDYATGMLVSQSERRQSPNEGSEGEKDQPMPDGSHLSTDDPENQSQSSSLKDNVEIEEKMEDAENKHESPTPESRLDDPINSKDVTTQMPSIKTEEVSTSLKKALAGSIANSSNVKYCRPCDIQFNNLSNFITHKKFYCSSHTAEHVK